In Bradyrhizobium sp. CCBAU 051011, the following are encoded in one genomic region:
- the addB gene encoding double-strand break repair protein AddB encodes MRIFSVPLSVPFLRTVIAALVDGRLVGGFEARKDPLNLARATLYLPTRRAGRLAREIFLDELKTDAAILPRIVALGDIDEDELAFAEGSEQFSGVAPLDIPPRLGELERRLTLAHLVAAWAKSPVSAPLVVGGPASTLALAGDLARLMDDMVTRGVAWEALDRLVPDQFDKYWQHSLEFLRIARKAWPEHLKEIGRIEPAERRDRLIEAEAARLTAYHEGPIVAAGSTGSMPATAKFLTAVAGLKHGAVVLPGLDTDLDEEAWQTIGGIRDAQGKFTTQPSSNHPQFAMQGLLDRFGIKRSDVEILGTPAQQGREVLMSETMRPSTATEQWHDRLAQPDVSQRIAAGMTKLAVVEAPSSEMEALAIAVAMREARHLNKSAALVTPDRALARRVMAALRRWNLEFDDSGGDALMDTPSGIFARLAAEAVAKGLEPPTLLALLKHPLFRLGGASGAFRHAIETLELALLRGTRPQAGTSGLARDFDRFRVELGKLRRKETSSLHASEPRAKLKDDELDQAQALIASLQKALSPLEVMGSSKPYDFAELAVRHREILLALSSDQNGVAVAFEEAQGSALSAAFDDLLAEQKPSGLMVQLGDYPEVFQTAYADRMVRRPEQADAQLQIYGQLEARLTESDRVILGGLVEGVWPPAPRVDPWLSRPMRHELGLDLPERRIGLSAHDFAQLLGMDDVILTHSAKVGGAPAVASRFLHRLEAVAGEARWEEARRAGDNYVRFAAELDQPDAVEPIAQPAPKPPVETRPLKLSVTAIEDWLRDPYTIYAKYILRLDPLDPVDMPLSAADRGSAIHDALGEFTQKFADTLPPQPALVLRGIGEKFFAPLMERPEARALWWPRFQRIATWFADWEEARREDIEKIAAEIKGEIKIPLDNERIFTLSARADRIEQRHDGSFAILDYKTGQPPTGKQVRMGLSPQLTLEAAILREGGFENIDAGSSVGELVYVRLSGNNPPGEHRSLELKIRNNDTPQRPDEAADYAREQLEALIRKFENEETAYTSLNLSMWSNRYGAYDDLARIKEWSAAGGLGIEEW; translated from the coding sequence ATGCGCATTTTCAGCGTTCCCCTCTCCGTGCCGTTCCTGCGCACCGTCATCGCGGCGCTGGTCGACGGCCGGCTGGTTGGGGGATTCGAGGCGCGCAAGGATCCGCTCAATCTCGCGCGCGCGACGCTTTATCTGCCGACCCGGCGCGCCGGGCGGCTGGCGCGGGAGATCTTTCTCGATGAGCTGAAGACCGATGCCGCGATCCTGCCGCGCATCGTGGCGCTCGGCGACATCGACGAGGACGAGCTGGCGTTTGCGGAAGGCTCCGAACAATTCAGCGGCGTGGCGCCGCTCGACATTCCGCCACGGCTCGGTGAGTTGGAGCGCCGACTGACGCTGGCGCATCTGGTGGCGGCCTGGGCCAAGAGCCCGGTGTCGGCGCCGCTCGTGGTCGGCGGCCCGGCCTCGACGCTGGCGCTGGCCGGCGATCTGGCGCGGCTGATGGACGACATGGTGACGCGCGGCGTCGCCTGGGAAGCGCTCGACAGGCTGGTGCCCGACCAGTTCGACAAATACTGGCAGCATTCGCTGGAGTTCCTGCGCATCGCGCGCAAGGCATGGCCGGAGCATTTGAAGGAAATCGGCAGGATCGAACCCGCCGAACGCCGCGACCGCCTGATCGAGGCGGAAGCTGCGCGCCTGACCGCGTATCATGAAGGACCCATAGTTGCCGCAGGTTCGACGGGTTCGATGCCCGCGACCGCGAAATTCCTCACAGCCGTGGCGGGCCTCAAACATGGCGCGGTGGTGCTGCCCGGGCTCGACACCGATCTCGACGAGGAGGCCTGGCAGACGATCGGCGGCATCCGGGACGCGCAGGGCAAGTTCACCACCCAGCCCTCCTCGAACCATCCGCAATTCGCGATGCAGGGATTGCTGGATCGTTTTGGCATCAAGCGGAGCGACGTCGAAATACTGGGCACGCCGGCACAACAGGGCCGCGAGGTGCTGATGTCGGAGACGATGCGGCCGTCGACGGCGACCGAGCAATGGCATGATCGGCTGGCGCAGCCGGATGTATCGCAACGGATCGCCGCCGGCATGACGAAGCTGGCCGTCGTCGAGGCGCCCAGCTCGGAGATGGAAGCGCTGGCGATTGCGGTAGCGATGCGCGAGGCGCGGCACCTCAACAAATCGGCGGCGCTGGTGACGCCGGATCGCGCGCTGGCGCGGCGGGTGATGGCGGCGCTGAGGCGCTGGAATCTTGAATTTGACGATTCCGGCGGTGACGCGCTGATGGACACGCCGAGCGGCATTTTTGCGCGCCTCGCCGCGGAAGCCGTCGCCAAGGGACTGGAACCGCCGACGCTGCTGGCGCTATTGAAGCATCCGCTGTTCCGGCTAGGCGGCGCATCCGGCGCGTTCAGGCACGCCATCGAGACTCTCGAACTGGCGCTGCTGCGCGGCACCCGGCCGCAAGCGGGAACGAGTGGCCTTGCGCGCGACTTCGACCGTTTCCGCGTTGAGCTCGGAAAGCTCCGGCGCAAGGAGACTTCTTCGCTTCACGCTTCCGAGCCGCGCGCAAAATTGAAGGATGACGAACTCGATCAGGCCCAAGCGTTGATCGCATCGCTGCAGAAGGCACTGTCGCCGCTGGAAGTCATGGGCTCGTCAAAGCCGTACGATTTCGCCGAGCTCGCGGTACGCCATCGCGAGATCCTGCTTGCATTGTCGTCAGATCAGAACGGCGTGGCCGTAGCCTTCGAGGAGGCCCAGGGATCGGCGCTGTCAGCGGCGTTCGACGATCTGCTCGCCGAGCAGAAGCCGAGCGGCCTGATGGTCCAGCTCGGCGATTACCCCGAGGTGTTTCAGACCGCCTATGCCGATCGCATGGTGCGACGGCCGGAGCAGGCCGACGCGCAGTTACAGATCTACGGCCAGCTCGAAGCACGGCTCACCGAATCCGACCGCGTCATCCTCGGCGGGCTGGTCGAGGGCGTGTGGCCGCCGGCGCCGCGGGTCGATCCCTGGCTCAGCCGGCCGATGCGCCACGAGCTTGGCCTCGACCTGCCGGAGCGGCGCATCGGCCTCTCCGCGCACGACTTCGCGCAATTATTGGGAATGGACGACGTGATCCTGACCCATTCGGCCAAGGTCGGCGGCGCGCCGGCGGTCGCCTCGCGCTTCCTGCACCGGCTGGAGGCGGTGGCGGGCGAAGCGCGCTGGGAAGAGGCCAGAAGGGCCGGCGATAATTACGTCCGCTTCGCTGCCGAACTCGATCAGCCCGACGCGGTCGAACCGATCGCGCAGCCCGCACCGAAGCCGCCGGTCGAGACGCGGCCGCTCAAACTGTCGGTCACGGCGATCGAGGACTGGCTGCGCGATCCCTATACGATCTACGCGAAATATATTCTGCGGCTCGATCCGCTCGATCCCGTCGACATGCCGCTGTCGGCGGCCGATCGCGGCTCGGCCATCCACGATGCACTCGGCGAATTCACGCAGAAATTTGCCGACACCCTGCCCCCGCAGCCCGCGCTGGTGCTGCGCGGCATCGGCGAGAAATTCTTTGCACCACTGATGGAACGGCCCGAGGCGCGGGCGCTGTGGTGGCCGCGGTTTCAGCGCATCGCCACCTGGTTTGCGGATTGGGAAGAGGCGCGGCGCGAGGACATCGAAAAAATTGCCGCCGAGATCAAAGGCGAGATCAAGATCCCGCTCGACAACGAGCGGATCTTCACCCTGTCGGCGCGCGCCGACCGAATCGAGCAGCGCCATGACGGCAGCTTTGCGATCCTCGATTACAAGACCGGCCAGCCGCCTACGGGTAAGCAGGTGCGGATGGGCCTGTCGCCGCAACTGACGCTGGAGGCCGCGATCCTGCGCGAAGGCGGCTTTGAGAACATCGACGCCGGCTCCTCCGTCGGCGAGCTCGTCTATGTCCGCCTCAGCGGCAACAATCCGCCCGGCGAGCACCGCTCGCTGGAGCTGAAGATCAGGAACAACGATACGCCGCAGCGGCCGGACGAGGCGGCCGACTACGCCCGCGAGCAGCTTGAAGCGCTGATCCGCAAATTCGAAAACGAGGAGACCGCCTACACCTCGCTGAACCTGTCGATGTGGTCGAACCGCTACGGCGCCTATGACGATCTCGCCCGGATCAAGGAATGGTCGGCGGCCGGCGGCCTGGGGATCGAGGAATGGTGA
- a CDS encoding nucleotidyltransferase family protein: MSVTPTKAMVLAAGLGLRMRPLTDHMPKPLVSVAGQPLLDHVLDKLAGAGVAEAVVNVHYLPDQIIRHTAGRKRPRIIISDERDEVLGTGGAVVKALPLLGTEPFFHLNADTMWIDGVRPNLERLAETFDPARMDILLLMAPTTSSIGYAGRGDYAMLPDGALRKRREHQVVPFVYAGAAIMSPSLFADAPTGEFSLTRMFDRANEQERLFGLRLDGVWMHVGTPDAVQAAEEAFLESVA, translated from the coding sequence ATGTCCGTTACGCCCACCAAAGCCATGGTCCTTGCCGCCGGTCTCGGCTTGCGCATGCGCCCGCTGACCGACCACATGCCGAAGCCGCTGGTGAGCGTGGCCGGCCAGCCACTGCTCGATCACGTGCTCGACAAGCTCGCCGGAGCCGGTGTCGCCGAAGCCGTGGTCAACGTGCACTATCTGCCCGACCAGATCATCCGGCACACCGCGGGCCGCAAGCGTCCCCGTATCATCATTTCCGACGAGCGCGACGAGGTGCTCGGCACCGGCGGCGCGGTGGTTAAGGCGCTGCCGCTGCTCGGCACGGAGCCGTTCTTCCACCTCAACGCCGACACGATGTGGATCGATGGCGTGCGGCCCAATCTGGAGCGGCTCGCCGAAACCTTCGACCCCGCACGGATGGATATCCTGCTGTTGATGGCGCCGACCACGAGCAGCATCGGCTATGCCGGCCGCGGCGACTACGCCATGCTGCCGGACGGCGCGCTGCGCAAGCGGCGCGAACATCAGGTGGTCCCGTTCGTCTATGCCGGTGCAGCGATCATGTCGCCGTCGCTGTTTGCGGACGCACCCACTGGCGAGTTCTCGCTGACCAGGATGTTCGACCGCGCCAACGAGCAGGAGCGGCTGTTCGGGCTGCGGCTCGATGGCGTCTGGATGCACGTCGGAACCCCCGACGCGGTGCAGGCCGCGGAAGAAGCGTTTTTGGAAAGCGTGGCCTGA
- a CDS encoding PilZ domain-containing protein, with protein MAGAERRRGDRVVFERGFAAHMMGIDGTWRRDCVMEDVSETGAKLTVEGSVEGLHLKEFFLLLSSTGLAYRRCELAWVNGDQIGVNFLKQGDKKKKAAKRGAEDAEA; from the coding sequence ATGGCGGGGGCGGAACGGCGCCGGGGAGATCGAGTCGTATTCGAGCGCGGCTTTGCAGCGCACATGATGGGAATCGACGGCACCTGGCGGCGTGATTGCGTGATGGAAGACGTCTCCGAGACCGGCGCCAAGCTGACGGTCGAAGGTTCGGTCGAGGGTCTGCATCTGAAGGAATTCTTCCTGCTGCTGTCGTCCACCGGGCTGGCCTATCGGCGCTGCGAACTGGCCTGGGTCAATGGCGACCAGATCGGCGTCAATTTCCTGAAACAGGGCGACAAGAAAAAGAAGGCGGCCAAGCGCGGGGCCGAGGACGCCGAAGCCTGA
- the tsaE gene encoding tRNA (adenosine(37)-N6)-threonylcarbamoyltransferase complex ATPase subunit type 1 TsaE — protein sequence MTAPTTFTAALANEAATAHLMADLALLVGPGDVITLSGDLGAGKTAAARAMIRYLADDPALEVPSPTFTLAQNYDQPFPLLHADLYRINDASELEEIGLSPLPEGTLALIEWPERAPDALPEDRIDIAFSHRPALGSAARAAEITGYGKAAAQVARLKALRKFLEDAGFLNAARERMPGDASTRSYARLIDKDGTSILMNSPRRPDGPAIYGGKSYSAAVHLAEDVKPFVAIDNGLRAHGFSAPAIRHADLESGFLITEDFGSAGIIEGDPPRPIAERYEAATDMLAALHREALPETAPLAPRASYDIPRYDIDAWLVEIGLMLEWYLPDRGAEVSQEQRDQFIAMWRTLLEKPAAAPRTWVMRDFHSPNIIWLGERTGILRVGIIDFQDAVIGPAAYDLVSLLQDARLDVPEQLELSLLTRYIKARRATDSQFDPASFAELYAIMSAQRNTRLLGTFARLNRRDGKPQYLRHQPRIWTYLNRSLAHPALAAFREWYAANVPPPLP from the coding sequence ATGACCGCCCCGACAACATTCACGGCGGCGCTGGCAAATGAGGCAGCGACGGCGCATCTGATGGCCGACCTCGCGCTGCTGGTCGGCCCGGGTGACGTCATCACGCTCTCCGGCGATCTCGGCGCGGGGAAAACGGCCGCCGCGCGCGCCATGATCCGCTATCTCGCCGATGATCCTGCGCTGGAAGTACCAAGCCCAACATTCACGCTGGCGCAGAACTACGACCAGCCGTTTCCGCTTCTGCACGCCGATCTCTACCGCATCAACGATGCGAGCGAGCTGGAGGAAATCGGGTTATCGCCGTTGCCCGAGGGCACGCTGGCGCTGATCGAATGGCCGGAGCGCGCCCCCGATGCGCTGCCCGAAGACCGCATCGATATCGCCTTCAGCCATCGTCCCGCGCTCGGCTCCGCCGCCCGCGCCGCCGAGATCACCGGCTACGGCAAGGCGGCGGCGCAGGTGGCGCGGCTGAAGGCTTTGCGAAAATTTCTCGAAGACGCCGGCTTTCTGAATGCCGCGCGTGAGCGCATGCCCGGCGATGCCTCGACGCGCTCCTATGCACGCCTGATCGACAAAGACGGCACGTCGATCCTGATGAATTCGCCGCGCCGTCCGGACGGCCCTGCGATCTATGGCGGCAAGTCCTATAGCGCGGCCGTTCATCTCGCCGAGGACGTCAAGCCGTTCGTCGCGATCGACAATGGCCTGCGCGCTCACGGCTTCTCGGCGCCTGCGATCCGCCATGCCGATCTCGAATCCGGATTCCTGATCACCGAGGATTTCGGCAGCGCCGGCATCATCGAAGGCGACCCGCCGCGGCCGATCGCCGAGCGCTATGAGGCGGCGACCGACATGCTCGCGGCGTTGCACCGCGAAGCCCTGCCGGAAACGGCCCCGCTGGCGCCGCGGGCTTCCTACGATATTCCGCGCTACGATATCGATGCGTGGCTGGTCGAGATCGGGCTGATGCTCGAATGGTATCTGCCAGATCGCGGCGCTGAGGTGAGCCAGGAACAACGCGACCAGTTCATCGCGATGTGGCGAACGCTGCTGGAAAAGCCAGCGGCTGCGCCGCGAACCTGGGTGATGCGGGACTTTCATTCGCCCAACATCATCTGGCTCGGTGAGCGCACCGGGATTTTGCGCGTCGGCATCATCGACTTTCAGGATGCCGTGATCGGCCCCGCCGCCTACGATCTGGTGTCGCTATTGCAGGACGCGCGGCTCGACGTTCCCGAACAGCTCGAGCTGTCGCTCTTGACCCGCTACATCAAGGCGCGGCGCGCGACGGACAGTCAGTTCGACCCGGCCAGCTTCGCCGAACTTTATGCCATCATGTCGGCGCAGCGGAATACGCGCCTGCTCGGCACCTTCGCCCGGCTCAACCGGCGCGACGGCAAGCCGCAATATCTGCGCCATCAGCCGCGGATCTGGACCTATTTGAACCGCTCGCTGGCGCATCCGGCATTGGCGGCGTTTCGCGAATGGTATGCCGCCAACGTGCCGCCGCCACTGCCCTGA